From Xyrauchen texanus isolate HMW12.3.18 chromosome 9, RBS_HiC_50CHRs, whole genome shotgun sequence, the proteins below share one genomic window:
- the LOC127648808 gene encoding forkhead box protein F2-like isoform X1 translates to MTTENSQQQLDPPPPLRSSPASSGMHSAIQSAQTVLESTTATGTKGKKSNSGMRRPEKPPYSYIALIVMAIQSSPTKRLTLSEIYQFLQARFPFFRGSYQGWKNSVRHNLSLNECFIKLPKGLGRPGKGHYWTIDPGSEFMFEEGSFRRRPRGFRRKCQALKPMYRMMNGIGFGASMLPQNFDFQSPSASLACHTNGYNLDMMTNAVPGVHTGYDGFTASHHVSHMSPSTGSTYMTACQVTSNGEYGPDSSNSPLHSPPAMSGSLECHSPYGAASAHWPSSGVSPYVKQQPLSSSSPTSSGLHSSMSPYSLEQSYLHHNGRDSAADISVEMSRYQAHPSPVCDRKDFVLNFNGITSFHPTTSGSYYHHQLHHHQGVYQDVKPCVM, encoded by the exons ATGACGACTGAAAACTCCCAGCAACAGCTGGACCCGCCGCCTCCCCTCAGATCCAGTCCGGCGTCCAGTGGCATGCACTCGGCTATCCAGAGCGCACAGACTGTGCTGGAGAGCACAACTGCGACCGGTACCAAAGGGAAAAAGTCAAATTCGGGCATGAGACGCCCCGAAAAGCCACCTTACTCATACATCGCTCTTATAGTCATGGCGATACAGAGCTCGCCGACCAAAAGGTTGACACTCAGTGAAATTTACCAGTTCCTCCAGGCTCGCTTTCCGTTTTTTAGAGGTTCCTACCAGGGCTGGAAAAATTCCGTCAGACACAATTTGTCTCTAAACGAGTGTTTCATCAAACTTCCCAAGGGCCTCGGGCGTCCGGGCAAAGGCCACTATTGGACCATTGACCCCGGGAGCGAGTTCATGTTCGAGGAAGGCTCGTTTCGACGCAGACCACGGGGTTTCCGAAGGAAATGCCAGGCTCTGAAACCCATGTACCGCATGATGAACGGAATCGGCTTCGGTGCTTCAATGCTGCCCCAAAACTTTGACTTCCAGTCCCCTTCCGCGTCCCTGGCCTGTCATACCAACGGCTACAATTTGGACATGATGACCAACGCTGTTCCCGGCGTTCATACGGGCTACGATGGATTTACTGCAAGTCATCACGTCTCACACATGTCCCCGAGCACCGGCTCTACATACATGACGGCATGCCAAGTGACCTCAAACGGCGAGTATGGCCCTGACAGCAGCAATAGCCCCCTTCATTCACCCCCGGCGATGTCCGGCTCTTTGGAGTGCCATTCGCCGTATGGAGCCGCCTCGGCGCACTGGCCTTCATCTGGTGTTTCTCCCTATGTTAAACAGCAGCCACTGTCCTCTAGCAGTCCGACCTCCTCTGGATTACACTCGAGTATGTCTCCATATTCTCTGGAGCAAAGTTATTTGCATCACAACGGCAGAGATTCGGCGGCCGACATCTCAG tagAAATGTCTCGATATCAGGCCCACCCCTCGCCAGTCTGTGACAGAAAAGACTTTGTGTTGAACTTCAACGGTATTACGTCGTTTCATCCGACCACCAGTGGATCCTACTATCATCATCAGCTACATCATCATCAAGGTGTCTACCAAGATGTGAAGCCATGCGTTATGTAA
- the LOC127648808 gene encoding forkhead box protein F2-like isoform X2, producing MTTENSQQQLDPPPPLRSSPASSGMHSAIQSAQTVLESTTATGTKGKKSNSGMRRPEKPPYSYIALIVMAIQSSPTKRLTLSEIYQFLQARFPFFRGSYQGWKNSVRHNLSLNECFIKLPKGLGRPGKGHYWTIDPGSEFMFEEGSFRRRPRGFRRKCQALKPMYRMMNGIGFGASMLPQNFDFQSPSASLACHTNGYNLDMMTNAVPGVHTGYDGFTASHHVSHMSPSTGSTYMTACQVTSNGEYGPDSSNSPLHSPPAMSGSLECHSPYGAASAHWPSSGVSPYVKQQPLSSSSPTSSGLHSSMSPYSLEQSYLHHNGRDSAADISEMSRYQAHPSPVCDRKDFVLNFNGITSFHPTTSGSYYHHQLHHHQGVYQDVKPCVM from the exons ATGACGACTGAAAACTCCCAGCAACAGCTGGACCCGCCGCCTCCCCTCAGATCCAGTCCGGCGTCCAGTGGCATGCACTCGGCTATCCAGAGCGCACAGACTGTGCTGGAGAGCACAACTGCGACCGGTACCAAAGGGAAAAAGTCAAATTCGGGCATGAGACGCCCCGAAAAGCCACCTTACTCATACATCGCTCTTATAGTCATGGCGATACAGAGCTCGCCGACCAAAAGGTTGACACTCAGTGAAATTTACCAGTTCCTCCAGGCTCGCTTTCCGTTTTTTAGAGGTTCCTACCAGGGCTGGAAAAATTCCGTCAGACACAATTTGTCTCTAAACGAGTGTTTCATCAAACTTCCCAAGGGCCTCGGGCGTCCGGGCAAAGGCCACTATTGGACCATTGACCCCGGGAGCGAGTTCATGTTCGAGGAAGGCTCGTTTCGACGCAGACCACGGGGTTTCCGAAGGAAATGCCAGGCTCTGAAACCCATGTACCGCATGATGAACGGAATCGGCTTCGGTGCTTCAATGCTGCCCCAAAACTTTGACTTCCAGTCCCCTTCCGCGTCCCTGGCCTGTCATACCAACGGCTACAATTTGGACATGATGACCAACGCTGTTCCCGGCGTTCATACGGGCTACGATGGATTTACTGCAAGTCATCACGTCTCACACATGTCCCCGAGCACCGGCTCTACATACATGACGGCATGCCAAGTGACCTCAAACGGCGAGTATGGCCCTGACAGCAGCAATAGCCCCCTTCATTCACCCCCGGCGATGTCCGGCTCTTTGGAGTGCCATTCGCCGTATGGAGCCGCCTCGGCGCACTGGCCTTCATCTGGTGTTTCTCCCTATGTTAAACAGCAGCCACTGTCCTCTAGCAGTCCGACCTCCTCTGGATTACACTCGAGTATGTCTCCATATTCTCTGGAGCAAAGTTATTTGCATCACAACGGCAGAGATTCGGCGGCCGACATCTCAG AAATGTCTCGATATCAGGCCCACCCCTCGCCAGTCTGTGACAGAAAAGACTTTGTGTTGAACTTCAACGGTATTACGTCGTTTCATCCGACCACCAGTGGATCCTACTATCATCATCAGCTACATCATCATCAAGGTGTCTACCAAGATGTGAAGCCATGCGTTATGTAA